In Mastacembelus armatus chromosome 4, fMasArm1.2, whole genome shotgun sequence, the following are encoded in one genomic region:
- the lhx9 gene encoding LIM/homeobox protein Lhx9 isoform X2 — protein sequence MALLSRGLQLKPTQLHESQSPFGCAERAGRSAAVQYMEVVGCKTEAGSCKLRPGPGAMLFHGISGDHIQGIMEEMERRSKTESRLAKGMQLNGRESTMPSMSPEKPALCAGCGGKISDRYYLLAVDKQWHLRCLKCCECKLALESELTCFAKDGSIYCKEDYYRRFSVQRCARCHLGISASEMVMRARDSVYHLSCFTCTTCNKTLTTGDHFGMKDSLVYCRLHFETLVQGPDYHPQLNFAELAAKGGGLTLPYFNGTGTAQKGRPRKRKSPAMGIDIPSYNTGCNENDADHLDRDQQAYPPTQKTKRMRTSFKHHQLRTMKSYFAINHNPDAKDLKQLAQKTGLTKRVLQVWFQNARAKFRRNVLRQENGGVDKADGTSLPPPSSDSGALTPPSSAATLTDLTNPSITVVTSVTSSLDSHDSGSPSQTTLTNLF from the exons ATGGCGCTGCTATCAAGGGGCCTCCAATTAAAGCCAACACAacttcatg AATCTCAGAGCCCATTTGGATGCGCTGAGAGAGCGGGGCGCAGCGCTGCAGTACAGTATATGGAAGTTGTGGGCTGCAAGACAGAGGCAGGCAGTTGCAAGTTGCGTCCAGGACCGGGAGCCATGCTTTTCCACGGGATCTCCGGGGATCACATCCAAGGGATcatggaggagatggagagaaggtCGAAAACGGAGTCGCGCCTGGCGAAGGGCATGCAGCTCAACGGGAGAGAGTCG ACCATGCCTTCAATGAGCCCGGAGAAGCCTGCTCTGTGCGCCGGCTGCGGCGGCAAGATTTCGGATAGATACTACCTCCTGGCCGTGGACAAACAGTGGCACCTGCGGTGCCTCAAATGCTGTGAATGTAAACTAGCGCTGGAGTCGGAGCTAACGTGTTTTGCCAAGGATGGGAGTATCTACTGCAAGGAGGATTATTACAG AAGGTTCTCCGTGCAGAGGTGCGCGCGCTGCCACCTCGGGATATCGGCCTCGGAGATGGTGATGCGAGCGCGCGACTCCGTGTACCACCTGAGCTGCTTCACGTGCACTACCTGCAACAAGACGCTGACCACGGGCGACCACTTCGGCATGAAGGACAGCCTGGTGTACTGCCGCCTGCACTTCGAGACGCTGGTGCAGGGACCGGACTACCACCCTCAGCTCAACTTCGCCGAGCTGGCAGCCAAAGGCGGCGGCCTCACCCTACCATACTTCAACGGCACCGGTACTGCACAGAAGGGAAGGCCGCGCAAGAGGAAGAGCCCGGCTATGGGGATAGACATACCCAGCTACAACACAG GTTGTAACGAGAACGATGCTGATCATTTGGACCGGGACCAGCAGGCCTACCCTCCAACGCAGAAGACCAAACGCATGCGGACCTCGTTCAAGCACCATCAGCTGCGGACAATGAAATCCTACTTTGCCATCAACCACAACCCAGATGCAAAGGATTTAAAGCAGCTGGCCCAGAAAACAGGCCTCACTAAGAGAGTTCTACAG GTTTGGTTCCAAAACGCAAGAGCCAAATTCAGAAGGAACGTTTTGCGACAGGAGAATGGAGGTGTTGATAAGGCTGATGGCACCTCACTCCCTCCACCCTCATCCGACAGTGGGGCCCTGACCCCCCCCTCCAGCGCGGCCACACTAACAGACCTGACAAACCCCTCTATCACTGTAGTGACCTCCGTCACCTCTAGTTTGGACAGCCATGATTCGGGGAGCCCTTCGCAAACTACCTTGACAAACCTTTTCTAA
- the lhx9 gene encoding LIM/homeobox protein Lhx9 isoform X1, which produces MLFRTAAGPARPGGFKSCLMALLSRGLQLKPTQLHESQSPFGCAERAGRSAAVQYMEVVGCKTEAGSCKLRPGPGAMLFHGISGDHIQGIMEEMERRSKTESRLAKGMQLNGRESTMPSMSPEKPALCAGCGGKISDRYYLLAVDKQWHLRCLKCCECKLALESELTCFAKDGSIYCKEDYYRRFSVQRCARCHLGISASEMVMRARDSVYHLSCFTCTTCNKTLTTGDHFGMKDSLVYCRLHFETLVQGPDYHPQLNFAELAAKGGGLTLPYFNGTGTAQKGRPRKRKSPAMGIDIPSYNTGCNENDADHLDRDQQAYPPTQKTKRMRTSFKHHQLRTMKSYFAINHNPDAKDLKQLAQKTGLTKRVLQVWFQNARAKFRRNVLRQENGGVDKADGTSLPPPSSDSGALTPPSSAATLTDLTNPSITVVTSVTSSLDSHDSGSPSQTTLTNLF; this is translated from the exons ATGCTTTTCAGAACAGCTGCAGGTCCAGCCCGTCCAGGAGGGTTCAAGTCTTGTCTTATGGCGCTGCTATCAAGGGGCCTCCAATTAAAGCCAACACAacttcatg AATCTCAGAGCCCATTTGGATGCGCTGAGAGAGCGGGGCGCAGCGCTGCAGTACAGTATATGGAAGTTGTGGGCTGCAAGACAGAGGCAGGCAGTTGCAAGTTGCGTCCAGGACCGGGAGCCATGCTTTTCCACGGGATCTCCGGGGATCACATCCAAGGGATcatggaggagatggagagaaggtCGAAAACGGAGTCGCGCCTGGCGAAGGGCATGCAGCTCAACGGGAGAGAGTCG ACCATGCCTTCAATGAGCCCGGAGAAGCCTGCTCTGTGCGCCGGCTGCGGCGGCAAGATTTCGGATAGATACTACCTCCTGGCCGTGGACAAACAGTGGCACCTGCGGTGCCTCAAATGCTGTGAATGTAAACTAGCGCTGGAGTCGGAGCTAACGTGTTTTGCCAAGGATGGGAGTATCTACTGCAAGGAGGATTATTACAG AAGGTTCTCCGTGCAGAGGTGCGCGCGCTGCCACCTCGGGATATCGGCCTCGGAGATGGTGATGCGAGCGCGCGACTCCGTGTACCACCTGAGCTGCTTCACGTGCACTACCTGCAACAAGACGCTGACCACGGGCGACCACTTCGGCATGAAGGACAGCCTGGTGTACTGCCGCCTGCACTTCGAGACGCTGGTGCAGGGACCGGACTACCACCCTCAGCTCAACTTCGCCGAGCTGGCAGCCAAAGGCGGCGGCCTCACCCTACCATACTTCAACGGCACCGGTACTGCACAGAAGGGAAGGCCGCGCAAGAGGAAGAGCCCGGCTATGGGGATAGACATACCCAGCTACAACACAG GTTGTAACGAGAACGATGCTGATCATTTGGACCGGGACCAGCAGGCCTACCCTCCAACGCAGAAGACCAAACGCATGCGGACCTCGTTCAAGCACCATCAGCTGCGGACAATGAAATCCTACTTTGCCATCAACCACAACCCAGATGCAAAGGATTTAAAGCAGCTGGCCCAGAAAACAGGCCTCACTAAGAGAGTTCTACAG GTTTGGTTCCAAAACGCAAGAGCCAAATTCAGAAGGAACGTTTTGCGACAGGAGAATGGAGGTGTTGATAAGGCTGATGGCACCTCACTCCCTCCACCCTCATCCGACAGTGGGGCCCTGACCCCCCCCTCCAGCGCGGCCACACTAACAGACCTGACAAACCCCTCTATCACTGTAGTGACCTCCGTCACCTCTAGTTTGGACAGCCATGATTCGGGGAGCCCTTCGCAAACTACCTTGACAAACCTTTTCTAA